The genome window AATTTTTTCGTGAGCCGAATCATCTCTATTTCTTCCCGCAATTTCGACAGGTTGAAACGTCACGCCACGCACACATTTTTGTTTAAGCGCAAAATCAATAATCTTCCCTATTTCATCAATATTTTTATCTTTTTGCAACACAACAACCAAAGTTGTAGAAAGATTTAATTCATTCAATTTTTCTAAAGCTTTCATTCGAACATCTGTCAAATCTTTTCCTCGAAAATCTTCTAAAACTTCTTTTTTGAATGAATCAAATTGCAGATAAATTTCAAATTCAGGCGCATAAGTTGCTAATTTTTCGGCAAAACCAGGATCATTTGCAATTCTAATTCCGTTTGTATTCAACATCAAATGTTTAATCGGTTTTGATTTTGCAATTTCCATAATCTCAAAAAATTGTGGATGAATTGTTGGTTCACCACCGCTAATTTGTACTACATCTGGTTCGCCTTCATTTTTAACAATTGTATCGAACATCGCCTCAATCTGCTCCAAACTACGATGAGAACCATAATGTGGCGACGACATGGCGTAACAAGTTGGACATGTTAAATTGCATCGATCTGTCACTTCAACAATTGATAAACACGAATGTTGCTCGTGATCGACACACAAACCGCAATCGTACGGACAACCATATTCGACATCCGTCCCAAAATGCAAAGGCATTTCCGAAGCTTTGTTATAATTTCTGATGTTTTTGTAATAATCGACATCAGTTGCAATTTTTGTTTTGAAGAAACCGTGATCTGGACAACGTTTTGTCATAAAAACATTTTCGTCTTCAATGATAATTTTTGCACCAACTCGTTTCAAACATTCTGGACAAAGACTTATTGTATAATCGTAATAGGTATAATTTCTAACCGGCATAGTATGAATTTGAAAACATGAAATCTTTTATAACAAAAAATAAAATAGTTGATATCAAGATGATTAAACTAATAAATAATATAAAAAATAATACTATTAATCGTTTTCGATTAACATTTTTCTGAATTAATTTATAAATTAAAGTAATAAAACTTGAGCCTATAAAAGCTATAAGAATTACAGCTAATACAGCAAGAAAAAAAATAAACTCTATAGTTCCTTCACTTATAAAATTTTGTAAAAAAATAACTGCTAACATTGGCTAAGATTTACATTGAACCACAAACCATTCCCGAAATAATAAGTGTTATCAAAGCACACATTCCGAAAACCATTAAATAATATTTTGTTTCTTTTTTATGTCCAGAAATTGAGTTAATAATTAGTGAAATTAATGTACCAACAGCACCACCAATAATCGCAATCACTAACAAAATCGCAATGATAATATAAATAAAATCACTTCCAAGACCGCCTTCTGCAAAAATAACTGCGTAGATCATTTTATGTATTTAGGTTTAGTTTGTAATAACTTAAAGATATAATAAATTATGACACAAACGCATGTTAATTGTATAGAACTTAAACCTAAAAATAATGGATGAATTGGTTTGATAAAATCTAAACAAAAACGAAATAAAAAATAAGCCAACATAAAGATTTGAAACAAATATCCAGAAGGATAAATATATTTTTCCTGAATAATCTTCAAAACTATCCAAAGCAAAAGAAGGTAAACAATTTCGTACAAAGCAACAGGATGACGCATCAATCCATCGCCTAAATTCATTCCAAAAATTGAAGTTGTTTCTATTCCATACGTTTGTTCGTAAACACCTGTTAAAAAGCACCCGATTCGACCAATTATCATCGCTAAAATTAATGGAAAAACAATCAAATCGCCTGTACTTTCTTTGTGACCAATTATTTTTTTTGTTAACTCAACACCAATTAAACCAAGGGTCAATCCTCCTACAATTGTATTACTTGTCCAGAAAAAGAGAAATTGATTTTCTGCATCCAAAAAAGCTTGAGGATTTTCTAATGTTCCAATTATTTTGGATCCCAAAAGTGCACCAACTAAAGCGCCAATAATAATACCGAAAGATTGAATTGTAGACAAACTTGATTTGTTACGTTTTCGAAGAAATGCATAATAACGCATCGCAATAAAAATTCCGACCGATTCGAAAATAGGATGAATTAAGACTGAATGTCCAAAAATTTCGATGGAAACAGGAAAATCTATTGTCACAAATTAATTAGGTTTTGGGTAAATGTAATTGATTTTATAGAAATATAAAAAAGCGATGTTAAACATCGCTTTTTTATATTTCGAAAATTTTCTTATCTAAATTTAGAAAAATCTCTTGGACGTTTTTCTAAGAACGCATTACGACCTTCTACAGCTTCCTCTGTTCCGTATGCAAAACGTGTTGTTTCTCCAGCAAAAATTTGTTGTCCAACTAAACCATCGTCTACTAAATTGAATGCAAACTTCAACATTTTAATTGCCGTTGGCGATTTTGTTAAAATTTCTTGTGCCCAATCAAAAGCAACTTGTTCTAACTCGTCATGTGGAACAACTAAATTCACCATTCCCATATCGTAAGCCTCTTGTGCAGAGTAATTCAATCCTAAGAAAAAGATTTCACGTGCACGTTTTTGACCAACCTGTTTAGCCAAATAAGCCGAACCGTAACCACCATCAAATGAAGCTACATCTGCATCAGTTTGTTTGAAAATTGCGTGTTCTTTAGAAGCCAATGTCATATCACAAACCACGTGCAAAGAATGTCCTCCACCTACTGCCCAACCGTTTACCACAGCTACAACAACTTTAGTCGAAAAACGAATCAAACGCTGAACTTCTAAAATATTTAAACGTCCAACACCATCTTGTCCTTCATAACCTTTTGCACCACGAACACGTTGATCTCCTCCAGAACAGAAAGCCCAACCACCGTCTTTTGCAGATGGTCCTTCTCCTGTTAATAAAATTACACCAACTTCACGATCTTCTTCTGCTAATTGAAAAGCATCTAATAATTCGAAAACAGTTTTCGGACGAAATGCATTACGAACTTCAGGACGATTAAACGCAATACGCATAACACCATCACATTTCTTGAACGTGATATCTTCGTACTCCTTTACCGTTTGCCAATTGATTGTTGCCATTATATATTTTGTTTTTTGATTAAAAATTTAACTTTTCGAAATTAAGGCTTTTCTATTAATTAAGAATAAAGTTAATAAAACTATAGGTTATTTTTTAGATTTGATTTCACCAACAACTCTCCTATTGTTTTTGATTTCAGTTCTGTTTCTCGCCATTCATTTTCAGGAATAGAATCAGGCATTATACCTCCTCCAACATATAAATTAACTTTATTCGAAAAGATTTTCGCACATCGAAGATTCACAAAATACTCTGATTCTGTTTTATTTTGAAAGCCCATAAAACCAGCATAAAAAGTACGATCATATCCTTCATTTTTTAAGATAAAATCTTTTGAAAGATCTTTTGGCATTCCTCCTACAGCAGGTGTTGGATGCAAGGCTTTCAACAAATCATATAGCTGCGATTTGTCTTTTAATTGAGCTGAAATAAATGATTTCAAATGTTCAAAAAAGCCAGCATTTACAGAAAATGGACCATCAACATCGATGTAAGATGTATAAGGTTCTAAAGTTGACGAAATATAATCGGTTACCACTTGTTGTTCGTGATATTCTTTCTCTGTCCATTCATCTTCTTTTGCTTTTGTTCCAGCCAAAGAAACAGTTTGTATAAATTGGTTATTTTCTTTCAATAAAAGCTCCGGCGAAGCTCCAATCCAACAACCTTCTTCTGCATCAAATCGCAAATACACATAGGCATTTGGATAATGTTGATGCAAATTTTTGAACGTTTCAACTAAATTAATATTCGTTTCTGGAAGTGAATTGATTCGACTAATTACAATTTTTTTAGTTGGTGAATCACTTTGTAATTCTTGAACTGTTTTTTGAATTAAATTAATATAATTTTCATACGAAATAGCTTCATTTTGATCAGATTCTGGTAGAGAAAGTTCGAAATTTGGTAATTCATCAATCGAAATTTCTATAACCTCATCATCATTAAATTCAATCAATTTTGTATTATCGAAACTATTACAAATAAACTTGTTAGCCGATTCTAAACTTTTATTTTCCCACAACTCCACTTGTGTAGAATTTGGTTTTCTAAAAAGTAGAAATGGTTTTTGATTCTGGATTAATCTTTCAAGTTTATCTTGAAATTTTTTAAACATGTTTTTTAGAAATAATGGCGTTTGTTAAATGTGTATAACAGATTAATTTATCGTTTTCATCTTTGATTTCAATCTTAATCAAATGCGAAGTACGACCTTGTTTTACAACTGTTGCATGCCCAAAAATTATTCCTTCCTTTTTTGGACGAAGATGATTTGCGTCAACATGTTGACCAACCGCCACAAAATCATCAGAATTTAGAATAACATTAGACAAAGTACTTCCCAATGTTTCTGCCAAAACGATAGAAGCGCCGCCGTGCAACAAACCAAAAGGCTGATGAACTTTAGGCGTTACAGGCATTTTTCCTGATAAAAAATCTTCTCCAACTGCCGTAAATTCTATATCTAAAGTTTCAAGTAATGTATTTTTCGACATTTCGTTGAACTTCTGTAAAATATCTTGTTCGTTCATGATTTAATGTATTTTTGGGTTATAAAGTGCTGGATGTTTCGCCGTAACATCTTTGTAAAAATCTTGAATTTCATCCATCACATCTTCTAAAGTTCTGTTTTCTGTATCCACAATTTTTGAAATTCCAGCTCGTTTTTTCTTGAAATCACAATAAGCCAAAACAATCGGAACATCTGCTTTTTGTGCGATATAGAAAAATCCATTTTTCCATTTTTCTGCACGAGAACGTGTTCCTTCTGGTGTATTGATTAAATATAATTTATCTGATTTTTTTAAAATATCTGAAGCAAAATCAACCATATTATGTCGTTGAGAACGATCAATTCCGATTCCGCCCATTTTCTTGATAAAATATCCATACCAAGGCTTTGTCCAAGCATCTTTGATAAACATTTTCATTGGAATTCCCATTTGCCAAAAAGCCAAAATAGTGTAGTAAAAATCCCAATTGGAAGTGTGCGGAGCGCAAACCAAAACGCATTTATCTACTTTCGATAAATCGAGATGATTATCTAATTTCCAACCTCCTAATGAGTACAAAAGTTTACCTAAAATTTTTTTCATAAAATGATGCTTTATGCATTTGCAAACATACAAAACTCGAAACGGATATTAGTCAAAGTAACCAAAAATAAAAAGAGACATTCCGAAATGAAATGTCTCTTTTTGAATATTATTAATTAAAATACTTCTTAAGTCTACGCAAAGAAATCAACGATTATTTGAATGATTTCTGTAGTTAATGTTAATAGAATCTGTATCATCTTTATAGTGTATTTCTTGGTTTGATTTTTCTTTTTTGTTTTCGGTTCTTGGTAAATTTAGTCCTACTGAACCATCTTTACTTTCGATACGAATACCATTTTTATCGATTCTAACTCTCGCCGAATCGTTTCCGTCGTTTACATTTATGTTTAGATCCTCTGAATCAAGATTGATATCGTCCTCAGAATCTGAATCTTTTTGACAATTCAAACATACGAATTTTTTTCCATTATATCCAAAATAATTGTTATTCACATCGTTAATATAATCTGTGTCATATTGTCCAGAACGCAAATTTACTGAATTAGATTTTTTAACAAATACTACTTTATTTTTAGGAACATAAATTTTGATATCAACTGTTTGCTCTCTAAACTTACCATCTTTAGGAATTTTAACGAAATTATCTAAATTTAACTTGTTTCCATTCAATTGATAATTGTATTTGATCGACTCTAAATTACGCTTTGCTTCCTCTTTACTTCCACCTTTTGATGAGTAACGAATTTCTAAATGAATGTTATTATCATTGCTTTCTTCGATATCAAATGTCTTATAAATCGGAATAACTAAATTTCCATTTTCGTCAATCAATTGTTCTAATTTATTAAAACCGCTGTATTTGTAGTTACCGTCTTCGTTGTTTACAAATTGAATTTGAAGTGTATCTGATGGGATATTTAAAATTTTATCCTCGGTCATTTCAACATTACTTCTAAATTTACTTGCTGTACTTACCGAAATTCCAATGATTGCAAATAATGCAACAAACCAAAGAGCGATTGATCCAAAAATGACAGCTTTACTTACTTTAACTTTATTCCAGAAACATTTTACACCTAAAATTGTCAATAAAACACCTGGAATTACCATTAATATTCCTCCAAATATTTTGGCTGCCATACTCATCCATTCCTCTTCAACAAGGTAACCGAATAATTCTGTTGGCATTTCTGTCCAAGTTGTAAAGAAGAAAAAGAATCCTCCAATGATTAATCCAATTCCTGAACTTAAAATGATAAATCCGATGAACCAAAGTAAAATTCGACCAAAAACGCCAAAGGCTCCTCCTAATTTATTACTCAATTCTTTACTTCCACTTACAACAGCTTCACTGGCTTGTTCTACGTTTTTTTTTAATGTATCAATGTTTGCTGGTTGTCCGTACATCTGTAACTTTTCTGATGTTGTTTTTGCTTTTGGAACAAAAATTAACAAGATAAAATAACAGAACACTACTAAGAAAAACGATACACCTGCTGTAAAAATTCCTAAAACTCCTAGAACTAACCAAATAGAACGTACAAACCAAGGATCAACGCCCATATAATGCGCCAAACCAGCAGATAATCCTGTTACAATTGTATCATCTGGATCGCGGTACAAACGTTTCGCACTTGTTTGTTGTCCTCCATACGATTGATTATTTGACGAATAATTGTATGATGAATTTGTAGACGTTTTTTCGTTCTCTTCATCTTCTTCAACTTTGTATTGATCTGGATGTCCCATTGTTGCAATTACAAAATTGATATCATCTTCATTTACGACTTCTCTAAATTTTAATCGTTCACGAAATAATTCAGAAATACGGATTTCTACATCTTCAATAATATCTTCTACACCTTCCGTACCTCTCAAAGAAGTTTTTACATCTTGTAAATAGGTCTTTAATTTATTATAGGCGATTTCGTCTAACACGAAAGAAAATCCTCCTATACTTATTGATACTGTTTTATCCATTTTTGTGCGTTTCTGTGGTTACTTTATTCACGGCTTCAATTAACTGTTCCCAAGTTTCAGCTAATTCTTTTAAAAAATTTTCACCTAACTCTGTAAGTGCATAATATTTGCGAGGTGGTCCTGACGTTGATTCTTCCCAGCGATACTGTAAAAGGTCATCATTTTTAAGTCTTGTCAAAAGCGGATATAATGTTCCTTCAACAACAATCATCTCTGCTTTTTTCAATTCGTCTATGATATCAGATGCATACGCATCCCCTTTTTTGATAATGCTGAGAATACAATATTCCAGTACACCTTTTCGCATCTGAACTTTTGTTTTCTCTATATTCATAAGAACGGCTTGTTTTATTTTGTTATACAAATATATATAAAAGTTTTAGTATTATGCAAAACAAAGTACTGAATTATTTTTAGTATTATAAATAAAAAATACAACAATCGGTCTGTTTATCAAGGTTTGTTGAATTAATATTTTTTTAAAGTTTTTTTTAGAAAATTTCTAAATCTCCAAAAAAAGAACTTTTAAAGACGATTTTTATTAAATTTAGAGAATAATTAAAGCTAATTATGGATCAATTCTCTTGGATAAAAGATTATAAAAGCAACGAAAATATAGAAACGTTAACTGATATTATTCCAGATTTATTTAAAAAATATTATATGATTCATTGGAAAATTGGAATTATAGATGATTTTCCTTTCGAAAAATATCCATCAAATAACTTAACCATAGAAGAAATCAACCAAAGAATAAAGATTGAAAGAGAATTTGGATTATTTCTTAATCCTCAAAAAAGTAATCTTTACAGAGAAATAAATCTTGATGAACTTTCTCAAAAACTTAAACTTGAAAAAAATATAAATATTTTAGATAATTTTAAAGATAATCCGGCAATTGAATTTCTAGAGAATCAAACAATTGATTGTATAGATAAAGGATTAAATAAAATTATAAATTCTCAAACCTTACATTTATATATCAGCAATATCGAGGAATTTTATTGGGAAGAAAATTATAAGCAAAGGAATAGTAATGTTTTAATTTCAGAATATCTTGATTTTCAAAAAAATTCAGATTTCGATTCTAATTACTTTCTTTTTCCTGATGATTTAAGTTGGTGCTTGATTACTTACGAAGATTTACCTCTTATATTTTGTACAAATACTAATAGTCCTTTTGATTTAGAATTATTCCCATTAATATATAATCAAACATTGTTTTAATAGCATTAATCATAATTCATCAATAATTAACTTTCCTTACCTTTGTCAAAAATCGAGCTCACACAATGAAAAAAATTATAGGAAGCGCAATGCTTTTAGGTGCATTTTTGGCTTCAGAAAGTGCTTTAGCTTGGGGATTAACAGGTCACCGAGTGGTTTCTCAAATTGCAGAACAACACATTAGCAAGAAAACTCGTAAAGAAATTACAAAAATTATTGGTCCACAAAAGTTAGCTTATTGGGCAAACTGGCCAGATTTTATCAAGTCTGATGATTCTTGGAAACATGCAGATTCTTATCACTATGTTAACATTCCTGGAGATTTAAATCGTCAACAATTTGATGCTGCTTTAGAGCAAACTTCAAATGAAAACATGTACAAAAAAGGTTTGTTTTTAATGAATGAATTAAAAAACAATAAAAACCTTACAATCGAGCAAAAACAACACGATTTATATTTCTTGATTCACATTCTTGGTGATGCACATCAACCACTTCACGTTGGTCGCCCAGATGATTTGGGAGGAAATCGTATCAAAGTTGAATGGTTCCGTGATAAAGTAAATATCCACACCGTTTGGGATTCTAAATTGGTAGATTACGAAAACTATTCTTACACAGAATATTCTAATTTATTGGATATTGCGTCAAAAGAACGTCAAAAAGCAATGAAAGAAGGTACTTATGCTGATTGGATTTATGGTTCGTACATTCTTGCAAACAATATCTATGCAGGAGTAAAAATGGACGATAAATTAGGTTACCGTTACCATTTTGATAATAAATTTATCATCGAAGATCAATTGTTAAAAGGAGGAATTCGTTTAGCAAAAGTTTTAGACGATGTATTCAAATAAAATAGATTTTTAGATCATTCTAAAATAAATTCAAATCCTGAAAAGTCAATTTTTCAGGATTTTTTATGCGTTAAATTTAATGTTCGGACTTTTTGACATAACCAACCTTACAAAACAAGTCATTTTGTCCGATAAAATCATTTTGCATGTAATTTGAAAAGAAGTAAACATGAACAATGAAATCAAAAATTTAAACATACAAGACATGAATACAGTTAGAAAAAACAGAGCAAATTATTTTCCTTTTGGATTTGAAAACGCAATGCGTCCAAAATTTGAAACTTTTGTAAATTCTCAAAATCAATTTCCTGCAGTAAATATCAAAGAAAATGAAGATAGTTTCGAGATTTTATTAGCTGCACCAGGTTTAAACAAAGAAGACTTCTCAATTGAAATTGATGAAAATATTTTGAAAATTTCATCAGAATTTAAACAAAATGAAGAAGTAAAAGATGAAAAATTTTCGAGAAAAGAATTTAATTTTTCAAGTTTCAAAAGAGCATTTACATTGCCAGAAACCATAAACGAAGACAAAATAGAAGCTTCTTATGTAAACGGAATTTTACAATTAGTTTTACCTAAAAAAGAAGAAGCTTTACCAAAAGAAAAACGTAGCATACAAATTTCATAGATATAGTTAATTTTAGTTGGTTATTAAATCCTCAATTCTTCGGAGTTGAGGATTTTTGTTTAAATCAAATTTATAATTTTATCATTTCCTCAAAAACAATGTTCAAAAAAGTAACTATTTTATCGAAAACGGAATGAAAAAGTTCTTAACAAAAACACTTAATAATTTTTAGAAAAAAGTGCTTTTTAGTGAAAATTATTAAAAACTAATCTTTTACATTTACAAAAGACTAAAATTCAACTATGCACAAAAACATTTTATCTACAATAACTTATGTTGTAAAAACACGTTTTTGCACAAGCTCAAAAGAATTTCAAATAACTGAATTTAATTCGGATAATGGATTAAAAAACAGGTTGGATGCTTTTAGTTTTCTTGAAAATTACATCGAAATTATTTCAAATGAAGGTTTGCTACAAATTGAAAGTAATTTTATTCAACCAAAAGCAATTGATCGAATAAATACTGAAATCAATTATCCTAACGGAAATAATTACAAACGTTTAAAACTAGTTAATCAAGAAGCTATTTTTATCACTCCAAATGAAACTATTTTTCCTTACGGAATTAGTTTGTCTTTTGTTTTAAATGAAGATTTCGATACTTTAAAAAAAGACAACGAATATGAAATTTATTCTTTAAAAAATTTTGAACAAATTAATTATTCTGAACAACTTAATCATTTAATAATCGAATATAAATTACTGAAAAACTTAGGTTTTGAAGAACAAATAGATGCAATAAAATTAAATAAATATCTATTCTCAAATTTTGATATTGAAGATAATCATTTTGAAATTTTAGACACACCTTTTTTGTGGAATAACTCAACAAGACAATTTTTTATAAATAATATTTCGAACCGCGAATTTATTCTAGATTGTCTTTACGATCATCTTTTTCATTATCAAGATTTTGATTATGTTCAGTTTTTAGAAAAGAATTGTCCGAAAGAAATTGAAAAAAATATTTATGCAATGCTACATGGTCAGGGAGGTTTATTATTTGTTGGTTATCATCCAGAAAATTTAACCGAAAGTATTATGAGCGATATCGAATTAATTAATTATTACAATTTACTTGATGCAAATTTTTCTCAGGACGAATATTTGTATAAAAATATTAATTTACAAATATTTAGTTTCAATGATTTTCCTGTTTTAGCAATTACGGTTTTTCCATTAAATGAAGAATCAAAAAAGAGTCATGCGTATAACCCTGATAAAATATTTGTACTGCAAAATAATCGATTCATTAAGATGAAAGATAATTAAAAAACAATATTATATTTTCAAAAAAACACAAATACATGAAAGACATCCGTAGATGTCTTTTTTTATTTCACAAAATATTCTATTTTAGACCTAATTTGTAAAATTTATCACACGAAATTACTTTAATTATGAAATTGATTAACACATTAACCTACTCTACAATTGTATTATCGTCTATTGCGGTACATGCGCAAGCACAAGAAAAATTAGACCCAACTGTACAAAGTTTTGTAACCGAAATTCAAAATAATTCGCAGTTGAAGAAAATTTCGCACGAATTATTAGACGGAATCGGACCTCGTTTAGTAGGAACTCCACAAATGGATCAAGCAGGAGAATGGGCAATTAAAACGTTGAAATCTTGGGGAATTGATGCCCGCCGTGAAGATTATGGAACATGGAAAGCATGGGAGCGCGGAATAACGCATGTTGATATGACGTATCCAAGAGCAAAATCTATCGAAGCTACTCAATTAGCATGGTCACCAGCAACTAAAAAAGCTGTGAATGCAGA of Empedobacter falsenii contains these proteins:
- a CDS encoding radical SAM protein, translating into MPVRNYTYYDYTISLCPECLKRVGAKIIIEDENVFMTKRCPDHGFFKTKIATDVDYYKNIRNYNKASEMPLHFGTDVEYGCPYDCGLCVDHEQHSCLSIVEVTDRCNLTCPTCYAMSSPHYGSHRSLEQIEAMFDTIVKNEGEPDVVQISGGEPTIHPQFFEIMEIAKSKPIKHLMLNTNGIRIANDPGFAEKLATYAPEFEIYLQFDSFKKEVLEDFRGKDLTDVRMKALEKLNELNLSTTLVVVLQKDKNIDEIGKIIDFALKQKCVRGVTFQPVEIAGRNRDDSAHEKITLTEVRQEIIDQYPLFNSDDIIPVPCNPDALAMGYMLKLNDEVIPLTRYINPADLLNNESKNTIVYEQDEQLKVQLLDIFSTGISVDKVQPKVNQLLCCLPEVCAPELDLDYDNLFRIIIMNFMDAHDFDVRAVKKSCVHIVNKDLKLIPFETMNLFYRDEKAAYLEELRKEDKVLF
- a CDS encoding PspC domain-containing protein, which encodes MDKTVSISIGGFSFVLDEIAYNKLKTYLQDVKTSLRGTEGVEDIIEDVEIRISELFRERLKFREVVNEDDINFVIATMGHPDQYKVEEDEENEKTSTNSSYNYSSNNQSYGGQQTSAKRLYRDPDDTIVTGLSAGLAHYMGVDPWFVRSIWLVLGVLGIFTAGVSFFLVVFCYFILLIFVPKAKTTSEKLQMYGQPANIDTLKKNVEQASEAVVSGSKELSNKLGGAFGVFGRILLWFIGFIILSSGIGLIIGGFFFFFTTWTEMPTELFGYLVEEEWMSMAAKIFGGILMVIPGVLLTILGVKCFWNKVKVSKAVIFGSIALWFVALFAIIGISVSTASKFRSNVEMTEDKILNIPSDTLQIQFVNNEDGNYKYSGFNKLEQLIDENGNLVIPIYKTFDIEESNDNNIHLEIRYSSKGGSKEEAKRNLESIKYNYQLNGNKLNLDNFVKIPKDGKFREQTVDIKIYVPKNKVVFVKKSNSVNLRSGQYDTDYINDVNNNYFGYNGKKFVCLNCQKDSDSEDDINLDSEDLNINVNDGNDSARVRIDKNGIRIESKDGSVGLNLPRTENKKEKSNQEIHYKDDTDSININYRNHSNNR
- a CDS encoding Hsp20/alpha crystallin family protein, giving the protein MNTVRKNRANYFPFGFENAMRPKFETFVNSQNQFPAVNIKENEDSFEILLAAPGLNKEDFSIEIDENILKISSEFKQNEEVKDEKFSRKEFNFSSFKRAFTLPETINEDKIEASYVNGILQLVLPKKEEALPKEKRSIQIS
- a CDS encoding isochorismate synthase translates to MFKKFQDKLERLIQNQKPFLLFRKPNSTQVELWENKSLESANKFICNSFDNTKLIEFNDDEVIEISIDELPNFELSLPESDQNEAISYENYINLIQKTVQELQSDSPTKKIVISRINSLPETNINLVETFKNLHQHYPNAYVYLRFDAEEGCWIGASPELLLKENNQFIQTVSLAGTKAKEDEWTEKEYHEQQVVTDYISSTLEPYTSYIDVDGPFSVNAGFFEHLKSFISAQLKDKSQLYDLLKALHPTPAVGGMPKDLSKDFILKNEGYDRTFYAGFMGFQNKTESEYFVNLRCAKIFSNKVNLYVGGGIMPDSIPENEWRETELKSKTIGELLVKSNLKNNL
- a CDS encoding 1,4-dihydroxy-2-naphthoyl-CoA synthase, which translates into the protein MATINWQTVKEYEDITFKKCDGVMRIAFNRPEVRNAFRPKTVFELLDAFQLAEEDREVGVILLTGEGPSAKDGGWAFCSGGDQRVRGAKGYEGQDGVGRLNILEVQRLIRFSTKVVVAVVNGWAVGGGHSLHVVCDMTLASKEHAIFKQTDADVASFDGGYGSAYLAKQVGQKRAREIFFLGLNYSAQEAYDMGMVNLVVPHDELEQVAFDWAQEILTKSPTAIKMLKFAFNLVDDGLVGQQIFAGETTRFAYGTEEAVEGRNAFLEKRPRDFSKFR
- a CDS encoding 1-acyl-sn-glycerol-3-phosphate acyltransferase, with amino-acid sequence MKKILGKLLYSLGGWKLDNHLDLSKVDKCVLVCAPHTSNWDFYYTILAFWQMGIPMKMFIKDAWTKPWYGYFIKKMGGIGIDRSQRHNMVDFASDILKKSDKLYLINTPEGTRSRAEKWKNGFFYIAQKADVPIVLAYCDFKKKRAGISKIVDTENRTLEDVMDEIQDFYKDVTAKHPALYNPKIH
- a CDS encoding PaaI family thioesterase, which produces MNEQDILQKFNEMSKNTLLETLDIEFTAVGEDFLSGKMPVTPKVHQPFGLLHGGASIVLAETLGSTLSNVILNSDDFVAVGQHVDANHLRPKKEGIIFGHATVVKQGRTSHLIKIEIKDENDKLICYTHLTNAIISKKHV
- a CDS encoding PadR family transcriptional regulator, with translation MNIEKTKVQMRKGVLEYCILSIIKKGDAYASDIIDELKKAEMIVVEGTLYPLLTRLKNDDLLQYRWEESTSGPPRKYYALTELGENFLKELAETWEQLIEAVNKVTTETHKNG
- a CDS encoding S1/P1 nuclease, with translation MKKIIGSAMLLGAFLASESALAWGLTGHRVVSQIAEQHISKKTRKEITKIIGPQKLAYWANWPDFIKSDDSWKHADSYHYVNIPGDLNRQQFDAALEQTSNENMYKKGLFLMNELKNNKNLTIEQKQHDLYFLIHILGDAHQPLHVGRPDDLGGNRIKVEWFRDKVNIHTVWDSKLVDYENYSYTEYSNLLDIASKERQKAMKEGTYADWIYGSYILANNIYAGVKMDDKLGYRYHFDNKFIIEDQLLKGGIRLAKVLDDVFK
- a CDS encoding prolipoprotein diacylglyceryl transferase → MTIDFPVSIEIFGHSVLIHPIFESVGIFIAMRYYAFLRKRNKSSLSTIQSFGIIIGALVGALLGSKIIGTLENPQAFLDAENQFLFFWTSNTIVGGLTLGLIGVELTKKIIGHKESTGDLIVFPLILAMIIGRIGCFLTGVYEQTYGIETTSIFGMNLGDGLMRHPVALYEIVYLLLLWIVLKIIQEKYIYPSGYLFQIFMLAYFLFRFCLDFIKPIHPLFLGLSSIQLTCVCVIIYYIFKLLQTKPKYIK